A DNA window from Paenibacillus andongensis contains the following coding sequences:
- a CDS encoding MarR family winged helix-turn-helix transcriptional regulator, whose translation MSEHTGLSEGDYGVLDRLVLFGDGSLRQQGLAVSMDWDKSRLSHHLTRMEKRGLLIRRPLDNDRGVQVIITSAGKSALDDARPIVAKAIRKHFLDQLTDQDIESITKMAERTKAESKESCKTPPP comes from the coding sequence ATGTCCGAGCACACAGGACTATCAGAGGGCGATTATGGGGTATTGGATCGGTTAGTCCTTTTTGGGGACGGTAGCCTTCGCCAACAGGGATTAGCCGTCTCGATGGACTGGGATAAGAGCCGATTGTCACATCATCTGACGCGGATGGAAAAACGCGGACTTCTAATAAGGAGACCATTAGACAACGATCGTGGCGTTCAAGTCATCATCACTTCCGCTGGAAAATCAGCATTGGATGATGCTCGTCCCATAGTCGCAAAGGCGATACGCAAACATTTCTTAGATCAATTAACTGATCAAGACATTGAGTCGATTACTAAAATGGCGGAAAGAACAAAAGCAGAGTCTAAAGAGTCTTGTAAAACCCCGCCGCCATGA
- a CDS encoding alpha/beta hydrolase family protein, with protein MKMSTPTPVVSVKPVVLPAPGRGEDLQVRVSAPAIGSELPIIVFSHGFGWSLDGYSPLVDYWAAHGFVVIQPTHLDSRTLNLPPDDPRTPLIWRFRVEDMKRILDQLDLIEASVPGLSGRLDRSRIAAAGHSWGGQTVGLLLGARVLDANSEPGEDMSDSRIKAGVLLATTGLGGADLTPFAAEHFPFMNPSFSDMSTPTLVVAGDHDQSLLSTRGPDWFTDPYFLSPGSKSLLILFGAEHSLGGIAGYNVTETTDENPERVALLRRLTWSYLRDALDLDDSSWSAAHIALEERAIPLGRIESK; from the coding sequence ATGAAAATGTCTACGCCCACTCCAGTCGTCTCGGTAAAGCCGGTAGTGCTGCCTGCCCCGGGCCGTGGTGAGGATCTGCAAGTGCGGGTATCTGCGCCCGCGATTGGGAGTGAATTGCCGATTATTGTTTTCTCGCACGGCTTTGGCTGGTCGTTGGACGGCTACAGCCCGTTGGTCGACTACTGGGCTGCTCACGGCTTTGTGGTCATTCAACCCACCCATCTCGACTCGAGGACGCTGAACCTTCCTCCTGACGATCCCCGTACACCACTGATCTGGCGTTTCCGAGTCGAGGACATGAAGCGCATCCTCGACCAGCTCGATCTCATTGAAGCTTCCGTTCCAGGCCTCAGTGGACGCCTCGATCGAAGCCGTATCGCCGCAGCGGGACATTCCTGGGGAGGCCAAACGGTGGGCTTGCTGCTCGGCGCGCGGGTCCTCGATGCCAACAGCGAACCGGGAGAGGACATGTCCGACTCGCGGATCAAGGCGGGCGTGTTGCTTGCTACGACTGGCCTGGGTGGAGCTGACTTGACTCCGTTCGCGGCAGAGCATTTCCCATTTATGAATCCGAGTTTCTCGGACATGAGCACGCCGACCCTTGTGGTAGCGGGGGACCATGACCAATCACTACTGTCCACCCGGGGGCCGGACTGGTTCACCGACCCATACTTCCTGAGCCCGGGCAGCAAGAGCCTGCTCATCCTCTTCGGGGCAGAACATTCGCTTGGCGGAATCGCCGGGTACAACGTCACGGAAACGACGGATGAGAACCCCGAACGAGTCGCCCTGCTCCGGCGGCTCACGTGGTCTTACCTTCGCGATGCACTCGACCTCGACGATTCCAGCTGGTCGGCAGCTCATATAGCTCTTGAAGAGAGGGCCATTCCGTTAGGTCGCATCGAGTCCAAGTAA
- the ltrA gene encoding group II intron reverse transcriptase/maturase, with translation MQALRNWEYYGMTESFTDLHERSANKETFSHLYEIVTSKENILLAYRTMKSNKGSKTPGTDGLTIKDIEQRPEYELVSEIQNKLQNYRPKNVRRKLIEKDNGKMRPLGIPCILDRIIQQCFKQVLEPIAEAQFYNHSYGFRPLRSTHHAMARVQFLINQASMHYVVDIDILGFFDNVNHTLLLKQLWNMGIQDRKVLACISKMLKAEIEGEGIPSKGVPQGGLLSTLLSNIVLNDLDHWVAGQWELFPLTQPFKSRDGERRAKIRSSLKEGYLVRYADDFKIICRDWRSAQRWYHAVILYLKDRLKLDVSPEKSQIINLRKRESEFLGFTIRANKKGQKRVAHTGIKASKRQKIKSEAKRHILKMRTSPTALSAARFNSFVLGIHNYFNRATHVSVAFSRLAYDLRAFMYNRLKQIGKYEHPANPPPTYSKFYSLGYRTFKIADVYLYPLANVKTKNTMGFSTGLSLFTTAGRELIYKKLRPDLRQEIYFLTKFNIPNQSVEYMDNRISRYSMKMGKCEITGMYLFASDVHCHHYIPLHFGGNDKFNNLRILHKEIGQLILQTHKETIDVLTNQLGLTELMMIQINKYREKYALKPV, from the coding sequence GTGCAAGCTTTACGAAATTGGGAGTATTACGGCATGACGGAATCTTTTACGGATTTGCACGAAAGATCAGCAAACAAAGAAACCTTCTCACATCTGTATGAGATCGTCACATCCAAAGAAAATATCTTGCTGGCTTATCGTACGATGAAGTCCAATAAAGGATCAAAGACACCAGGAACAGATGGATTAACCATCAAAGACATCGAACAGAGACCCGAATACGAATTAGTAAGTGAAATCCAAAACAAACTGCAAAACTATCGCCCCAAGAATGTCAGACGGAAGCTCATCGAAAAAGATAACGGTAAGATGAGACCGCTTGGCATCCCGTGTATCCTCGATCGCATCATTCAACAGTGCTTCAAGCAAGTTCTTGAGCCCATAGCTGAAGCCCAATTTTACAACCATAGCTATGGTTTCAGACCCCTTCGATCGACACACCATGCTATGGCAAGAGTTCAATTTCTCATTAATCAGGCGTCGATGCATTATGTAGTCGACATTGACATTTTGGGGTTCTTCGACAACGTCAACCATACGTTGCTTTTGAAGCAGCTTTGGAACATGGGCATTCAAGATAGAAAGGTCCTAGCCTGCATTTCTAAAATGCTAAAAGCGGAAATCGAAGGGGAAGGGATACCTTCAAAGGGAGTACCTCAAGGGGGCTTGTTGTCAACACTGCTCTCGAATATTGTACTGAACGACCTCGATCACTGGGTGGCTGGTCAATGGGAACTCTTTCCGCTGACACAACCTTTCAAATCTAGGGATGGAGAAAGGCGCGCGAAAATACGGTCTAGCCTGAAAGAAGGCTATCTGGTGCGTTACGCAGATGACTTCAAAATCATTTGTAGAGATTGGAGATCGGCTCAGAGGTGGTATCATGCGGTAATTCTGTATCTCAAAGATCGCCTGAAACTCGATGTCTCTCCTGAGAAATCGCAAATCATTAATTTGCGAAAACGAGAATCAGAATTTCTTGGTTTCACAATCCGAGCGAACAAAAAGGGTCAAAAACGAGTAGCGCACACAGGTATCAAAGCGAGCAAAAGGCAGAAAATCAAAAGCGAAGCTAAGAGACATATTCTCAAAATGAGGACTTCGCCTACGGCTCTAAGTGCTGCACGTTTCAATAGTTTTGTATTAGGCATTCACAATTACTTCAATCGGGCAACACATGTTAGTGTTGCGTTCTCACGTCTTGCCTACGATCTGCGAGCTTTCATGTACAATCGTCTCAAACAAATCGGGAAATACGAGCATCCTGCAAACCCACCGCCAACGTACAGTAAATTTTACAGTTTGGGTTACAGGACTTTTAAAATAGCAGATGTTTATTTATATCCTCTTGCCAATGTGAAAACCAAGAACACGATGGGCTTCAGTACAGGTCTTTCACTCTTTACCACAGCAGGCAGAGAACTAATATATAAAAAACTTCGACCAGATTTACGTCAGGAAATTTACTTTCTAACGAAATTTAACATCCCGAATCAAAGTGTTGAATATATGGATAATCGAATTAGTCGGTACAGCATGAAGATGGGGAAATGCGAAATTACAGGCATGTATCTCTTCGCATCCGATGTTCACTGCCATCACTATATTCCGTTGCACTTCGGTGGAAATGACAAGTTTAATAATTTGCGAATCCTCCATAAAGAGATCGGGCAACTTATCCTGCAAACACACAAAGAGACGATTGACGTACTCACGAATCAACTTGGTTTAACGGAATTGATGATGATTCAGATCAACAAATACCGTGAAAAATATGCATTAAAACCAGTTTGA
- a CDS encoding MarR family transcriptional regulator — MAQPHDEQLLREVFEAFTQFAMKIQQEDDEERAWLLGQCTDLQVQSVLRQMTPMMFHVLDAIGKLGRANGITLSSRFGIPKGTVSKLTKRLAAHGLIVTETIPGNKKELHFAITPQGETIYKLHERLDEQIQAGATRFMADYTQEQLTFLRDFMQKLTSTSFL; from the coding sequence ATGGCACAGCCCCACGATGAACAGTTATTGCGGGAAGTGTTCGAAGCTTTTACACAATTTGCGATGAAAATACAGCAAGAGGATGACGAGGAGAGAGCTTGGCTGCTTGGGCAATGCACGGATCTGCAGGTTCAGTCTGTTTTGCGCCAGATGACGCCAATGATGTTCCATGTTCTGGATGCAATCGGCAAACTCGGCCGGGCGAACGGCATCACGCTGTCCAGCAGGTTTGGCATTCCCAAAGGCACCGTATCCAAGCTGACGAAACGTCTTGCGGCGCACGGTCTGATCGTGACCGAGACGATTCCGGGCAACAAGAAGGAGCTGCATTTTGCGATTACGCCACAGGGGGAGACGATCTATAAGCTTCACGAGCGGCTGGACGAACAAATCCAGGCGGGCGCGACCCGTTTCATGGCGGACTATACGCAGGAGCAGCTGACATTCCTGAGAGATTTCATGCAAAAGCTAACTTCTACCTCGTTTCTTTAG
- a CDS encoding NADPH-dependent oxidoreductase, producing the protein MNHRSIRKFRNVKLSTTQIETIVRAAQMASSSSFMQAYSIVGLTDPALKHELREITNTPYIEDNGHLFIFCADLQRLTIMGTEQEKLDMKIMLESSAFYQIAVIDAALAAQNAVLAAESLGLGAVIMGAVNRDIRRLDEMLGLPEYVVPLFAIAIGVPDQEPEVKPRLPLEAVYFENRYASFTEQRERIEAYDRDMNHYYQARNENNRHAIWSRKHIDMLKMKFPLGDMTEYLRCKGLNVT; encoded by the coding sequence ATGAATCACCGCTCAATCCGTAAATTCAGAAACGTGAAGCTGTCAACCACTCAAATAGAAACTATTGTACGAGCCGCCCAAATGGCTTCTTCCTCCAGCTTCATGCAAGCCTATTCGATTGTCGGTCTCACTGATCCCGCATTGAAACATGAACTGCGCGAGATCACGAATACGCCATATATCGAGGATAACGGACATCTGTTTATTTTCTGCGCGGACCTTCAGCGGCTGACGATCATGGGCACCGAACAGGAGAAACTGGATATGAAAATCATGCTTGAAAGCTCCGCTTTCTATCAAATCGCTGTTATTGACGCTGCACTCGCAGCCCAGAACGCCGTTCTTGCTGCGGAATCGCTCGGACTCGGTGCCGTCATCATGGGCGCAGTCAACAGGGACATTAGGCGGCTTGACGAAATGCTTGGTCTTCCCGAATACGTCGTTCCGCTCTTCGCCATCGCCATCGGCGTACCCGACCAAGAGCCGGAAGTAAAGCCTCGCCTCCCCCTCGAAGCTGTTTATTTCGAGAACCGCTACGCTTCCTTTACCGAACAGCGTGAACGGATCGAAGCTTATGACCGCGACATGAACCACTACTACCAGGCCCGCAACGAGAATAACCGCCACGCCATCTGGTCGCGGAAGCACATCGACATGTTGAAAATGAAATTCCCGCTCGGCGACATGACCGAATATTTGCGTTGCAAGGGCTTGAACGTAACCTAA
- a CDS encoding epoxide hydrolase family protein: MSNSTPSINHTSIASTNEIKPFRINIPQADLDDLQYRLSHTRWPDTLPDAGWTYGVSLTYVKELVAYWKNEYDWRKNETRLNGIPQFTTTIDGANVHFFHVRSAEPDALPLILTHGWPGSIVEFLELIGPLTDPRAHGGDPADAFHVVIPSVPGFGFSGPPRDNGWNTPRIAKAWAELMKRLGYEYYGAHGGDVGSLVSREMGIQKPEGLLGVHVLQLFSFPSGDPAEMVDLSTDDQKRLQVLANFHERAGYNAIQQTRPLTLSYGLADSPAGQLAWNAELFNGFGDGVDAVNRDAFLTNVMLYWLTNTAESSARWYYEDAHTKDKAAPKLNTTPTGVAVFAYDFQSMKRFAERDNTNIVQWSEFERGSHFAAMDAPDLLTIDLRNFFRRFR, encoded by the coding sequence ATGTCAAATTCCACCCCGTCCATCAACCATACATCCATTGCGTCTACTAACGAAATCAAGCCGTTTAGAATCAATATTCCGCAGGCAGACCTTGATGACCTGCAATATCGTTTGTCACATACGCGCTGGCCGGACACTTTGCCGGACGCGGGCTGGACATACGGCGTGTCACTCACTTATGTGAAAGAACTGGTAGCTTATTGGAAAAATGAATATGACTGGCGTAAGAACGAAACTCGTCTGAATGGAATTCCTCAGTTCACAACAACTATCGATGGGGCTAATGTGCATTTCTTCCATGTCCGTTCGGCCGAACCTGATGCGCTGCCACTAATTCTCACACACGGCTGGCCGGGTTCGATCGTTGAGTTCCTGGAGCTGATCGGTCCGCTTACTGATCCTCGGGCTCATGGCGGCGATCCGGCGGATGCCTTCCATGTCGTCATTCCTTCTGTCCCTGGCTTTGGATTCTCCGGGCCGCCCCGGGATAATGGTTGGAATACGCCCCGCATCGCCAAAGCATGGGCTGAATTGATGAAACGCCTGGGTTATGAATATTACGGTGCCCATGGCGGCGATGTCGGCTCGCTGGTTTCTCGCGAAATGGGCATTCAGAAGCCTGAAGGTCTCCTCGGTGTCCATGTGCTGCAGTTGTTCTCCTTCCCTTCCGGCGATCCAGCAGAAATGGTTGACCTTTCTACTGATGATCAGAAGCGCCTCCAAGTGCTTGCGAACTTCCATGAACGGGCGGGTTACAACGCCATTCAGCAGACGCGGCCTCTGACTCTTTCTTATGGGCTCGCAGACTCTCCGGCAGGCCAGCTCGCTTGGAATGCTGAATTGTTCAACGGGTTCGGGGACGGTGTAGACGCAGTTAATCGAGATGCATTTCTGACTAACGTTATGTTGTATTGGCTGACCAATACGGCCGAATCCTCCGCTCGCTGGTATTACGAAGATGCGCATACTAAAGACAAGGCAGCACCAAAGCTGAATACGACTCCAACCGGTGTTGCCGTGTTCGCCTATGACTTCCAATCCATGAAGCGCTTCGCCGAGCGAGACAATACCAACATCGTGCAATGGTCTGAGTTCGAACGCGGTAGCCATTTTGCTGCCATGGATGCGCCTGACCTTCTGACGATCGACCTACGGAATTTCTTCCGTCGTTTCCGCTAG
- a CDS encoding VOC family protein, which produces MIKGFGGIFWRTKNLEVTKKWYSEVLKIEIENWNGTMIKPQLGNETIFSFFTENDSYFPTEQQVMLNFQVDNLNETIEHLEHIGVPLAKKKEISEYGKFIWIEDPEGRLVELWEK; this is translated from the coding sequence ATGATAAAAGGTTTCGGAGGAATATTTTGGAGAACTAAGAATCTTGAAGTTACAAAAAAATGGTACAGTGAAGTGTTGAAGATTGAAATAGAAAATTGGAATGGGACTATGATAAAACCCCAATTAGGAAATGAGACTATCTTTTCTTTCTTTACCGAGAATGACAGTTACTTTCCAACAGAACAACAAGTGATGTTAAATTTCCAAGTAGATAATCTAAACGAGACTATTGAGCATCTTGAACATATTGGTGTACCTCTTGCAAAGAAAAAAGAGATTAGTGAATATGGAAAGTTTATTTGGATTGAAGATCCTGAAGGTCGGCTGGTCGAGCTTTGGGAGAAATAA
- a CDS encoding MarC family protein yields the protein MDLYTSFLLLSLTSFFTLINPLAIMPIFMSMTADLEAQKKVYTARKAVVVSFFTLLIFSTTGEWVFHFFNISINSLKIVGGVIFILMGQDMLQARLVRTKVDKADVDTYVNDISITPLAIPMICGPGAITNGIVLMESTTNFMEKIILIVVIAVVLLLTYIVLVHSTAIYRWIGPTGNNVLMRLMGLIVMVIAIEFMVSGITPIIRQILKISP from the coding sequence ATGGATCTTTACACATCATTTTTATTGCTGAGCCTCACTTCATTCTTCACACTTATTAATCCACTTGCCATCATGCCAATTTTTATGTCGATGACAGCCGATCTTGAAGCACAGAAGAAAGTCTATACGGCTCGTAAAGCAGTAGTTGTTTCATTTTTTACATTGCTCATTTTTTCAACTACGGGTGAATGGGTATTTCACTTTTTTAACATCTCAATTAACAGTTTAAAGATTGTCGGTGGGGTTATCTTTATTTTAATGGGACAGGATATGCTTCAGGCACGGCTTGTTCGTACAAAGGTTGACAAAGCGGATGTCGATACATATGTCAATGATATTTCCATTACGCCATTGGCTATTCCAATGATTTGTGGTCCTGGCGCAATTACAAATGGCATTGTTCTTATGGAATCTACGACAAATTTTATGGAAAAGATTATATTAATCGTTGTCATTGCGGTTGTACTGTTGCTTACATACATTGTTCTTGTTCATTCAACTGCTATTTATCGTTGGATTGGGCCAACAGGCAATAATGTGCTGATGCGTTTAATGGGACTCATTGTTATGGTGATTGCCATTGAGTTTATGGTCAGTGGAATTACGCCGATTATCCGGCAGATTTTGAAAATTTCGCCCTAG
- a CDS encoding YhfC family intramembrane metalloprotease, protein MVSQSSITAMIVQVILGIVISFSLLIYYRRTLKISYRAVGVGILIFIVFSQILEQVLHGYMFSGNQTTAAWLKNPWMTAVYGGLAAGIFENVGRWLGFSFLLKKRQERKDGIAVGIGHGGIEVLIISVGMGILGLVLATMINAGTFEQAFGAQAPSEQIALFQGLKDRMIHTPQSEYWLGAFERIPAIFIQIALSLIVLYGIRTRKAVYLLYAVLIHALIDFSAGLFQAKILPLSVVECIVWVCGLGAVIVIVKSKEWFAKLAPS, encoded by the coding sequence ATGGTGAGTCAAAGTTCAATCACGGCTATGATCGTTCAGGTTATTCTAGGAATTGTAATTTCTTTCTCCCTGCTCATTTATTACCGCAGAACGCTTAAGATTTCTTACCGTGCAGTCGGTGTCGGAATTCTTATCTTTATCGTTTTCTCACAGATATTGGAGCAAGTGCTGCATGGCTATATGTTTTCAGGCAACCAAACAACGGCTGCGTGGCTGAAAAATCCTTGGATGACCGCCGTTTACGGTGGATTGGCTGCAGGTATATTTGAAAACGTAGGACGTTGGCTAGGCTTCTCGTTTCTATTGAAAAAGCGCCAAGAGCGCAAAGACGGTATTGCTGTAGGCATAGGCCATGGCGGTATCGAAGTATTGATAATAAGCGTCGGTATGGGCATACTGGGGCTCGTTTTAGCAACAATGATTAACGCAGGAACCTTCGAGCAGGCCTTTGGCGCCCAAGCACCATCTGAGCAAATTGCTCTGTTCCAAGGTCTCAAAGACCGAATGATTCATACACCCCAAAGTGAATATTGGTTAGGCGCGTTCGAGCGCATCCCGGCGATATTTATCCAAATTGCACTTTCATTAATTGTTTTGTACGGGATTCGAACACGAAAGGCCGTGTACTTGCTTTATGCGGTTTTGATTCATGCTCTAATCGATTTTTCTGCAGGTCTGTTCCAAGCTAAAATATTACCATTGTCGGTAGTTGAATGTATCGTGTGGGTGTGCGGTCTCGGTGCCGTAATCGTGATTGTGAAGTCAAAAGAATGGTTTGCCAAATTGGCGCCTTCTTAA
- a CDS encoding amino acid permease, translated as MKNKELKRGLEARHIQMIALGGTIGVGLFMGSASTIKWTGPSVMLAYAIVGVFIFFIMRAMGEMQYVEPSTGSFATFGYKYIHPLAGYTTAWSNWFQWVVVGMAEIIAVGTYMKYWFPDLPAWIPGIIAMVILGAANLFSVKSFGEFEFWFSMIKVVTIILMIVAGIGVIFFGIGNGGNAIGLSNLWRHGGFFTGGWSGFFFALSLVIGAYQGVELIGITAGEAKNPQKTLMSATQSIIWRILIFYIGAIFVIVTVYPWNELQAIGSPFVATFAKIGITAAAGIINFVVITSAMSGCNSGIYSAGRMLYTLGVNGQAPKIFTKLSHNGVPLLGTIGVLVGLGIGVILSYIAPENLFVHVYSASVLPGMVPWFVILISQMKFRKVKGAELDNHPFKMPLAPVTNYVTIAFLLMVLVGMWINDDTRISLISGIVFLGIVVISFYVFRVGKAVPLRAQTGDDIRTD; from the coding sequence GTGAAAAACAAAGAATTGAAGAGGGGTCTCGAAGCGCGTCATATTCAGATGATTGCTTTGGGCGGTACAATCGGTGTTGGGTTATTTATGGGTTCTGCAAGCACGATAAAATGGACAGGTCCATCAGTTATGCTTGCGTATGCAATTGTAGGGGTTTTTATATTTTTCATTATGCGTGCAATGGGGGAAATGCAGTACGTAGAACCGAGTACGGGGTCATTTGCGACTTTTGGCTATAAGTACATTCATCCTTTGGCAGGATATACGACAGCTTGGAGCAACTGGTTCCAGTGGGTCGTTGTCGGGATGGCGGAAATTATTGCTGTTGGAACCTATATGAAGTACTGGTTTCCGGATCTACCCGCGTGGATACCAGGTATTATCGCAATGGTGATTCTCGGTGCAGCCAACCTTTTCTCTGTTAAATCATTCGGTGAATTTGAGTTTTGGTTTTCCATGATTAAAGTCGTAACCATCATTTTGATGATTGTTGCAGGGATTGGCGTGATTTTCTTTGGGATTGGCAACGGAGGCAACGCTATCGGGTTGTCTAATCTATGGCGACATGGGGGCTTCTTTACCGGTGGTTGGTCAGGCTTTTTCTTTGCACTCTCACTGGTGATTGGGGCTTATCAAGGCGTCGAACTTATCGGGATTACTGCGGGCGAGGCCAAAAACCCACAAAAAACGTTAATGAGTGCGACTCAAAGTATTATTTGGCGTATTTTGATCTTCTATATCGGCGCGATTTTTGTGATTGTAACGGTTTACCCTTGGAATGAATTGCAGGCAATCGGCAGCCCATTCGTAGCAACATTTGCGAAAATTGGTATTACTGCAGCGGCGGGGATCATCAACTTTGTCGTCATCACGTCTGCCATGTCAGGATGTAATAGTGGGATTTATAGCGCAGGGCGCATGCTTTATACATTAGGAGTAAATGGACAGGCACCGAAAATATTTACGAAGCTATCCCATAACGGCGTGCCCCTGCTTGGAACAATTGGTGTGCTCGTGGGATTGGGCATTGGCGTGATCTTAAGCTATATTGCACCGGAAAATCTGTTTGTCCATGTGTACAGCGCCAGCGTACTTCCCGGTATGGTACCATGGTTTGTTATTCTGATCAGTCAAATGAAATTCAGAAAAGTAAAGGGAGCTGAACTGGATAATCATCCGTTCAAAATGCCTCTCGCCCCAGTGACAAACTATGTAACCATTGCCTTTTTGCTTATGGTATTGGTTGGTATGTGGATTAATGATGACACTCGCATCTCACTTATTTCCGGAATCGTATTCTTAGGTATTGTTGTGATTAGTTTTTACGTTTTCAGAGTTGGCAAGGCTGTTCCATTGCGTGCTCAAACAGGTGATGACATACGAACAGATTGA
- a CDS encoding phage tail protein: MSYIVDFKNVSTVGLESSPVAEALAGLRANEARYFMNKYKHEFTVVPASESQESLDYANRILKERDIEFAAKPLETARFQVENIQFTYVFYEDGLAINVMYTVDDPKKRAVGFKLSEGMEVPKELEGKFKFARQKSKLAGTIRGSFFVIKGQY; this comes from the coding sequence ATGTCGTATATTGTTGATTTTAAAAATGTGTCTACGGTTGGTTTAGAGTCTTCACCTGTAGCAGAAGCGCTTGCTGGTTTACGCGCTAATGAAGCCCGTTACTTCATGAACAAATACAAGCATGAATTTACGGTTGTACCCGCTAGTGAAAGTCAGGAGAGCCTTGATTATGCGAACCGAATTTTGAAAGAACGTGATATTGAATTTGCGGCCAAACCTTTAGAAACGGCACGTTTTCAAGTGGAAAATATCCAATTTACTTACGTCTTTTATGAAGATGGTCTTGCGATCAATGTCATGTATACGGTTGATGACCCTAAGAAGCGGGCTGTTGGTTTTAAGCTTTCTGAGGGGATGGAGGTACCAAAGGAGTTAGAAGGGAAGTTTAAGTTTGCTAGGCAGAAGTCTAAATTAGCTGGAACAATTCGGGGCTCGTTTTTCGTAATTAAAGGACAATATTAA
- a CDS encoding class I SAM-dependent methyltransferase produces MGNTDKFEMIAKMYDTPERIQIAKVSSDAIREYLVDAKSKHAIDFGCGTGLVGMHLLNDFNSMLFLDTSPNMIDQIKQKISDFNIQNVDTLCFDFEKEGLADFHADYIFMAQVLLHIHDVEFLLSRLFDVLNERGHLLIVDFNKNEKIVSDIVHNGFYQDELTDIMSKIGYRDIQSKTFYTGSKIFMGQDASMFILDSQK; encoded by the coding sequence ATGGGAAATACGGATAAGTTTGAAATGATAGCTAAAATGTATGACACTCCTGAAAGAATCCAAATTGCAAAGGTATCATCAGATGCCATTCGTGAATATTTAGTTGACGCTAAAAGTAAGCATGCTATTGATTTTGGTTGTGGAACTGGTCTTGTCGGAATGCACTTGTTAAATGATTTTAATTCTATGCTTTTTCTGGATACCTCACCAAACATGATCGATCAAATAAAGCAAAAAATTTCTGATTTTAATATTCAGAATGTAGATACATTGTGCTTTGATTTTGAAAAGGAAGGTCTAGCGGATTTTCATGCTGACTATATTTTTATGGCTCAGGTTCTGCTTCATATTCATGATGTTGAATTCCTTTTATCAAGGTTATTTGATGTTCTGAATGAAAGAGGACATTTACTAATCGTAGATTTTAATAAAAATGAAAAAATAGTGTCAGATATCGTTCATAACGGATTTTATCAAGATGAGCTGACTGACATTATGTCTAAAATAGGATATAGGGATATTCAATCCAAAACTTTTTATACTGGAAGTAAAATATTCATGGGACAAGATGCATCTATGTTTATTCTTGATTCTCAAAAGTAA